The DNA region GGCTCTGCCTCATACGGGCGCTGTTCATGCGGCCGCGAGCCCTGTTGCTGGACGAACCGGTCTCGGCCCTGGACGCCGAGTCGGCCGGGGTGGTGATGCGCGAGGTGGAGCGGGTCAACCGCGAGGACAATGTGGCCGTGGTCTGCGTGACGCACCACGGGTATGAGCCGCCGGCAGATGCCGTACACTGGCGCGTGGCCGGGGGAGAGGCGCGCCGGGTCGATGAGGAGTGACGCCTGATTCGGAATCCCGCGCGGTGTGACGCTGAATTCTTTCAGGCCACACGCTTAAGGCCTGGCCAAAGCGGCCGATAGGCATGGGTAAGCGGGGCGCAGCCCATCCGCGCTCCGAAACCGCGCAGCACGTCTGCAGGAGCAGCCCATGGAAGGCCGCATCGACATCCAACGCGTCGCATTGTCCCTGATCACCGGACCAAAACGCTTTGATCCCGCTCTCCTCTATGTGGAATGCCTGGAGTGCGGCCGGCCGGTGCTCTGGCGGCCCGCACGCACACGCAGCCTCATCGAGGCCGCTGGCCTGCTTCCCGAAGAGCTCGACTACTCCTGCCTCATCGGCACGTACGGCTGCCCGCACTGCGCGCCGGAGCTGAAGAGCTTCAAGACCATGCTCGTGCGGGTGGAGTCGTACGCGGGATGCGGCGAGAGCGCCGCAGGCAGGGCGTAGAGCAAGTCGCCGGCGTAGTCGATCGTTACCGCCGGATCAAGCCGGCGGCGTGTCCGTGCGACAACCCCCGTGCGACAGCCCCGGCCAGGGTGAATATTACCGGATCGGAATCTAGATCGCGCCGTTTTCCAGGTTGAATGCGGCTTCGTCCACTGCTTCCTTGAACCCATCGCGAACGTCCCTGAGTCGCGCCGCAATGGCCTCATCCTTGAGGGCGAGTATCTGCGTGGCGAGCCAGGCCGCGTTGCGCGCGCCGGAGCGATCCAGGGCCATGGTGGCTACGGGGAAGCCCTGCGGCATCTGCACGGTGGAGAGCAGGGCGTCCATGCCACCCAGGGAGGATGCCGTGAGCGGTACGCCGATGACGGGTTTGAGGGTGCGTGCGGCCACGGCGCCGGCCAGGTGGGCGGCCATGCCGGCTCCGCAGATAAAAATCTCGCAGCCTTCGCCTTCCAGCTCGCGGATAAGCTTTTCGGTGCGCTCCGGGGTGCGGTGGGCCGAGGTGATGGTGAAGCGGTGGTTGATCTCCATCGAGTCCAGAATGTCAGCGCATGGGCGCATGAGCTCCTCGTCCGAGGCGCTGCCCATGAAGATTGCTACCTTGATCATGAATCCTCCAGGATTACAAACAATTGAAAGCACATGAAGGACGGCGCACCGGGGGACGGTGCGCGGCCCTCCATGGAAGAATAGGGGTGCGGCCAGCGGCCGCCGATTATTACTTGGAGCACCAAGTCGTTATCTTCGTGCTCCCGCGGCATTTGCCGCGAGGCCCCGCCCGAGGCGTGGCCGTTCTTATAATTGGAGAGCGAAAATACAGTTATTTTCTGCTCCCGGTACTATTAGCGGGCCAGGCCCTTGTCGCCGATGTCGCGGCGCACGTAGCTGTTCTCGAAACGGATGCGGTCCACGGCCTCGTAGGCACGCTCCTTGGCCGCCTTGAGGTCGTCTCCCAGGGCCGTGACGCCCAGGACGCGGCCGCCGGAGGTGACGAGCCGGCCGGCCTCGATTTTGGTGCCGGCCTGGAACACGGTGACCCCCTCCAGCTCCTCGGCCTCGTCGATGCCCTCGATGGCCATGCCCGTGCGGTAGGAGCCGGGGTAACCTTGGCTGGCCATGACCACGCAGCAGCTTGTCTGCGGCTTCCAGGCGATCATGGACGGCTCCAGCCGGCCTTCCACACAGGCGAGCATCAGCTCGGCCAGGTCGCTGTCGAGCCGCGCCAGCAGGGGCTGGCACTCGGGGTCGCCGAAGCGTACGTTGTACTCCAGAACCTTGTACGCGCCGTCCTTGACCATCAGGCCGGCATAGAGCATGCCGATGAAGGGGTGGCCGGAGGCGGCCATGGCCTCGACCACGGGCCGGGCCACGAGGTCGCAGACCTTTTCCAGCTCGGACTCGGGCAGGATGGGGGCCGGGCTGTAGGCGCCCATGCCGCCGGTGTTGGGGCCGGTGTCGCCTTCGCCCACGGCCTTGTGGTCCTGGGACGAGGCCAGGGGCACGACGGTCTTGCCGTCGCACAGAGCCAGGAAGGAGGCTTCCTCGCCCTCCAGGGCCTCCTCGATGACCACGCGCTCGCCGGCCATGCCAAAGGACTGCTTGCGCATGCACGTGTCCAGGGCTTTCTCGGCTTCCTCGCGGGTGGCGGCCACGGTTACGCCCTTGCCGGCGGCCAGGCCGTCGGCCTTGATGACCACGGGGATGGGGTGCTTGTCGAGGTACGCCTTGGCCGAGTCGTAGTCGTCAAAGGTGGCGGAACGGGCCGTGGGCACGCCGGTGTGCTCCATGACGAGCTTGGCAAAGGACTTGCTGCCTTCGAGCTGGGCCGCGTAGGCGTCCGGACCGAAACAGGGGATGTCCTGCTTGGCCATGGCGTTGGCTAGGCCGAGCACCAGTGGCACCTCTGGACCCACCACGCAGAGATCCACGCCGCGCTCCTTGGCAAAACGCGCCAGGGCCGGTACGTGGCTGTCCGGGATGGGCACGTTTTCCGCGATGCCGGCCGTGCCGCCGTTGCCTGGTGCCACGAAGATGTCGTCAACCTTGGGGCTTTGTGCGAGCTTCCAGGCAAGGGCATGCTCACGGCCGCCCGAGCCGACGATAAGAATCTTCACGAGTTATCCTCCTGGGGAA from Oceanidesulfovibrio marinus includes:
- the purE gene encoding 5-(carboxyamino)imidazole ribonucleotide mutase, translated to MIKVAIFMGSASDEELMRPCADILDSMEINHRFTITSAHRTPERTEKLIRELEGEGCEIFICGAGMAAHLAGAVAARTLKPVIGVPLTASSLGGMDALLSTVQMPQGFPVATMALDRSGARNAAWLATQILALKDEAIAARLRDVRDGFKEAVDEAAFNLENGAI
- the purD gene encoding phosphoribosylamine--glycine ligase, with amino-acid sequence MKILIVGSGGREHALAWKLAQSPKVDDIFVAPGNGGTAGIAENVPIPDSHVPALARFAKERGVDLCVVGPEVPLVLGLANAMAKQDIPCFGPDAYAAQLEGSKSFAKLVMEHTGVPTARSATFDDYDSAKAYLDKHPIPVVIKADGLAAGKGVTVAATREEAEKALDTCMRKQSFGMAGERVVIEEALEGEEASFLALCDGKTVVPLASSQDHKAVGEGDTGPNTGGMGAYSPAPILPESELEKVCDLVARPVVEAMAASGHPFIGMLYAGLMVKDGAYKVLEYNVRFGDPECQPLLARLDSDLAELMLACVEGRLEPSMIAWKPQTSCCVVMASQGYPGSYRTGMAIEGIDEAEELEGVTVFQAGTKIEAGRLVTSGGRVLGVTALGDDLKAAKERAYEAVDRIRFENSYVRRDIGDKGLAR